The following coding sequences lie in one Anoplolepis gracilipes chromosome 4, ASM4749672v1, whole genome shotgun sequence genomic window:
- the LOC140664814 gene encoding receptor-type tyrosine-protein phosphatase H-like isoform X2 yields the protein MIIKKLLVSFIVVLCVFCEDGASTSQETTMPNFESNYDSGSTKNDNLINYDTESEKNFTSNDFESTERNLIKFTNYESSIAIVSEFTTEFLTTNSQPDTDGSSSPSTIDQTTRSTSTTVSDVTDNSTICDLMWPVNASADTRVVDLKINDKSAEWIALSWEPPCDPMPNVTIIYNIERCESENCNQTNETVTWHNATDLDPCTRYTFTVKILIDYWESDGVSLSEVTDISEIGDVLNLTVHNVNVNIVQLTWQPPVIHEKCISNYSITQCDEKAVCNETAVLATNYTANNLEPCTQYHFTVKTVAQTVQSSGVNETATTTSPEFLEPQNLKIKPGNFSLFVEWEPPKSDIFCLKHYHVTIDPNKFSFHENTTKTNILISPLYACATYQVHVNAVNKDDIDGKTATKNATTRESKTNPPQPHTSGLPIRHVNNISMIWMIEKKDNQCTLETIITICNVTGSNGSGYELVDGQAITSIDPETAAASVVVINTTVESLSPFTNYTCRAHTVNTAGYSELSDGIDTMTLESVPSPPKFTFDNITNSQFTLSWEPPECLPGNLEEFEMTINWEPLYPIPNWCTREESKNHIKRNVSGNVFIDSYLEAKAYTNYTVCMKARTGAGWSECSTPQTIETSSTVPGAISKFNSSFIIIKENSDNSNVLDTIVTWGLPCSLNGRLEFFNISVYGIRDKYPDHSFYKIHQCKEYIYNDYMCLINLNELKGEYNYTFTISTKVVDVNTVMSTSESKTYPAGIPPQPDEEYIKLITINPYKARRSTTTAAILLPLFLDTNGDIKYYAVMVSEKGYNNVQSNTRFDLKDKSWPNVSSWEEAMMTDFSITYQATKPLWDPYQNHVVDYGHIKAVKYTIGEDTDCKEVSSNTDKRLYCNGPLKPDTWYHVRMRAFTSGGYTDSDVFQIKTNAELNVGLVVGAIFGILFIGVLVTMMLLVRKCSPYIVFRRFLHSDMPGSPVPAPFTRKKFISHCQQLVDNPGKLSNEFRLLQTLSVDLQMPTNTACLQANRKKNRYSDILPYDFSRVKLEVIDNDPNTDYINASFIRGYTGEDEYIACQGPKEETTYDFWRMVDQYNINIIVMLTQLIEKGKEKCHQYYPAIRETFRYENMTIRCTSELDFRTYTQRTLVLQKENKKRNITHLHFKDWPDHDVPEDFDAMINFCQIMRRNISANKDFIVVHCSAGIGRTGTLIAIDILLQHLRDNRKLDVFGIVYRLRHHRINMVQRESQYAYIYNCIKQVLKNPYFLKTYKPPPVDPVYENISKIKETTNSDANLVNNLEISKKHNSSISMESLVSIYTLFPWSTNYQRRNITDSGLRQYKSMGSINVKPCHIYVGKSRTLDCVIYKSLNNSSYELSRESLKQESFPLLTCSRSAQDVLDDSTQYAMNNM from the exons ATGATTATTAAGAAACTTTTGGTATCATTCATTGTCGTTCTCTGCGTGTTTTGCGAGGATGGTGCATCTACGTCGCAAGAGACAACGATGCCGAATTTTGAATCGAATTATGATTCTGGATCGACGAAAAATGATAATCTCATAAATTATGATACTGAATCAGAGAAGAATTTCACGAGTAATGACTTTGAGTCTACGGAgagaaatcttataaaattcaCGAATTATGAATCTAGCATTGCAATTGTCTCTGAATTCACCACCGAATTTCTGACAACTAATTCCCAGCCAGATACCGATGGTTCCTCATCGCCTTCGACTATCGATCAGACCACGCGATCAACATCTACTACTGTATCCGATGTGACGGATAATAGCACGATCTGCGATTTGATGTGGCCAGTAAACGCAAGcg CGGATACAAGAGTAgttgatttgaaaataaatgacaaaagTGCAGAATGGATCGCTCTCTCGTGGGAACCTCCATGTGATCCGATGCCAAacgttacaataatatataacatcgaGAGATGCGAAAGCGAAAACTGCAACCAGACAAATGAGACTGTTACATGGCACAACGCCACTGATCTCGATCCTTGTACACGGTACACGTTTACcgtaaaaattcttatagaCTATTGGGAATCTGATGGAGTCTCTCTGTCAGAAGTAACAGATA TTTCCGAAATCGGAGATGTGCTCAATCTAACTGTGCACAACGTCAACGTTAACATTGTTCAATTAACTTGGCAACCGCCCGTAATACACGAAAAGTGCATATCCAATTATTCGATCACACAGTGCGACGAGAAAGCAGTCTGCAACGAGACCGCAGTCCTCGCCACGAATTACACCGCCAACAATCTTGAGCCGTGCACGCAATATCACTTTACTGTTAAAACGGTAGCACAAACCGTACAATCTTCTGGTGTAAACGAGACCGCGACAACAACTTCACCGG AGTTCTTAGAGCCGCAAAATTTGAAGATAAAACCTggaaatttttcactattcGTCGAATGGGAACCACCAAAATCTGATATATTCTGCCTGAAGCATTATCACGTAACTATAGATCCCAACAAATTCAGCTTTCACGAAAATACTACGAAAACGAATATACTAATTAGTCCTTTATACGCTTGTGCGACGTATCAAGTGCATGTCAATGCTGTAAACAAAGATGATATTGATGGGAAGACAGCGACTAAAAACGCTACCACACGCGAATCCA aaacaAATCCACCCCAGCCACACACTTCAGGCTTACCGATTAGACACGTGAATAACATATCGATGATCTGGATGATCGAGAAAAAGGATAATCAATGCACATTGGAAACcataataactatatgtaatGTAACCGGAAGCAATGGCAGCGGTTATGAACTTGTCGATGGTCAGGCTATAACGTCAATCGATCCAGAAACGGCTGCAGCTTCCGTTGTCGTTATAAATACAACGGTGGAGAGTCTGAGTCCTTTTACAAATTACACTTGCAGGGCACATACCGTTAATACCGCGGGATACAGTGAATTAAGCGACGGGATCGATACTATGACATTAGAAAGTG taCCATCTCCTCCTAAATTTACCTTCGACAATATTACGAATTCGCAATTCACTTTGAGTTGGGAGCCACCAGAATGTTTGCCTGGTAATTTAGAAGAGTTTGAGATGACAATTAATTGGGAACCACTTTACCCGATTCCGAATTGGTGTACTCGCGAAGAATCGAAGAATCACATCAAACGTAACGTAAGCGGAAACGTATTTATCGATAGTTATCTCGAGGCAAAAGCATATACAAACTATACTGTGTGCATGAAAGCAAGAACAGGAGCAGGATGGAGCGAATGTAGTACTCCACAAACTATTGAAACTAGTAGcacag TTCCAGGGGCAATCTCGAAATTCAATTCCtcgtttatcattattaaagaaaattcggATAACAGCAACGTGTTGGATACGATTGTGACATGGGGCTTGCCGTGTTCTTTAAACGGTCGGCTCGAATTCTTCAATATATCGGTTTACGGTATTAGAGACAAGTATCCGGACCATTCCTTTTACAAAATACACCAATGCAAAGAATACATTTACAACGATTATATGTGCTTGATAAATCTCAACGAACTGAAAGGAgagtataattatactttcacGATATCCACCAAAGTTGTAGACGTCAATACTGTCATGTCAACGAGTGAAAGCAAGACGTATCCTGCTGGCA TACCACCACAACCCGATgaggaatatataaaattgatcacCATAAATCCGTACAAGGCACGTAGATCTACAACTACGGCTGCTATCTTGCTACCCCTATTCCTCGATACCAACGGTGACATCAAGTATTACGCTGTTATGGTATCGGAGAAGGGATACAATAATGTTCAATCGAACACGAGGTTCGATCTGAAGGATAAGAGCTGGCCTAACGTGTCCTCCTGGGAGGAAGCGATGATGACGGACTTTTCCATAACATATCAAGCGACCAAGCCGCTATGGGATCCTTATC AAAACCACGTCGTTGATTACGGTCACATAAAAGCCGTTAAATATACTATCGGTGAGGACACCGACTGCAAGGAAGTCTCGTCCAACACGGACAAGCGATTGTATTGCAACGGACCTCTCAAGCCGGACACGTGGTATCACGTTAGAATGAGAGCCTTTACTTCTGGTGGTTACACTGACTCTGATGTATTTCAGATAAAAACGA acgCGGAGCTAAATGTTGGTCTTGTGGTCGGAGCGATCTTCGGCATTCTTTTCATCGGGGTACTGGTGACAATGATGTTGCTCGTGCGAAAATGTTCGCCGTACAT AGTGTTTCGAAGATTTTTGCACTCTGATATGCCCGGTTCACCTGTACCCGCCCCGTTCaccagaaaaaaattcattagcCATTGTCAACAATTGGTCGACAATCCTGGGAAATTGAGCAATGAATTTCGGCTACTTCAGACTCTCAGCGTCGATTTGCAGATGCCCACAAACACCGCCTGCTTACAGGCTAATCGAAAGAAAAATCGATACTCTGACATTTTACCCT ATGATTTCTCAAGAGTAAAGCTGGAAGTGATAGATAACGATCCCAACACAGATTATATTAACGCATCATTCATTAGG GGATATACGGGAGAGGACGAATACATAGCTTGTCAAGGTCCAAAGGAGGAAACTACCTATGATTTTTGGAGGATGGTCGatcaatacaatattaatattatagttatgCTAACCCAGTTGATCGAGAAGGGCAAA gaaaaATGTCATCAATACTATCCGGCTATTAGGGAAACCTTCCGTTATGAGAACATGACGATACGATGTACAAGCGAATTAGATTTCAGAACATATACCCAAAGAACACTTGTACTACAAAAG gagaataaaaaaagaaatatcactCACTTGCACTTTAAAGACTGGCCTGATCACGATGTTCCGGAAGATTTCGATGCAATGATCAATTTCTGTCAAATTATGCGTCGAAATATTAGTGCCAATAAAGATTTCATTGTCGTTCACTGcag tgCCGGCATTGGTAGAACAGGAACGTTAATAGCGATAGATATTCTCTTGCAACATCTTAGAGATAACAGAAAGTTAGATGTATTCGGAATTGTGTACAGACTGCGACATCATAGAATAAATATGGTGCAAAGAGAA aGTCaatatgcttatatatataattgtataaaacaaGTACTCAAGAATCCCTATTTCTTAAAAACTT ATAAACCACCACCTGTTGATCCagtatatgaaaatatctcTAAGATCAAAGAAACAACGAATTCAGATGCAAATCTAGTCAACAATCTTGAAATAT caaaaaaacataatagcTCCATATCTATGGAGTCTCTGGTATCAATCTACACTCTCTTTCCTTGGTCaacaaattatcaaagaagaaatataacaGATAGCG GTTTGAGACAATACAAATCAATGGGTTCCATAAATGTAAAACCCTGTCACATTTATGTAG GAAAATCCCGAACTTTGGATTGTGTCATTTATAAATCACTGAACAATTCATCATATGAATTAAGTAGAGAAAGTTTAAAACAGGAGAGTTTTCCATTATTAACTTGTTCGAGATCAGCTCAAGATGTACTTGACGATAGCACGCAATATGCAATGAACA acATGTGA
- the LOC140664814 gene encoding receptor-type tyrosine-protein phosphatase H-like isoform X1, with the protein MIIKKLLVSFIVVLCVFCEDGASTSQETTMPNFESNYDSGSTKNDNLINYDTESEKNFTSNDFESTERNLIKFTNYESSIAIVSEFTTEFLTTNSQPDTDGSSSPSTIDQTTRSTSTTVSDVTDNSTICDLMWPVNASADTRVVDLKINDKSAEWIALSWEPPCDPMPNVTIIYNIERCESENCNQTNETVTWHNATDLDPCTRYTFTVKILIDYWESDGVSLSEVTDISEIGDVLNLTVHNVNVNIVQLTWQPPVIHEKCISNYSITQCDEKAVCNETAVLATNYTANNLEPCTQYHFTVKTVAQTVQSSGVNETATTTSPEFLEPQNLKIKPGNFSLFVEWEPPKSDIFCLKHYHVTIDPNKFSFHENTTKTNILISPLYACATYQVHVNAVNKDDIDGKTATKNATTRESKTNPPQPHTSGLPIRHVNNISMIWMIEKKDNQCTLETIITICNVTGSNGSGYELVDGQAITSIDPETAAASVVVINTTVESLSPFTNYTCRAHTVNTAGYSELSDGIDTMTLESVPSPPKFTFDNITNSQFTLSWEPPECLPGNLEEFEMTINWEPLYPIPNWCTREESKNHIKRNVSGNVFIDSYLEAKAYTNYTVCMKARTGAGWSECSTPQTIETSSTVPGAISKFNSSFIIIKENSDNSNVLDTIVTWGLPCSLNGRLEFFNISVYGIRDKYPDHSFYKIHQCKEYIYNDYMCLINLNELKGEYNYTFTISTKVVDVNTVMSTSESKTYPAGIPPQPDEEYIKLITINPYKARRSTTTAAILLPLFLDTNGDIKYYAVMVSEKGYNNVQSNTRFDLKDKSWPNVSSWEEAMMTDFSITYQATKPLWDPYQNHVVDYGHIKAVKYTIGEDTDCKEVSSNTDKRLYCNGPLKPDTWYHVRMRAFTSGGYTDSDVFQIKTNAELNVGLVVGAIFGILFIGVLVTMMLLVRKCSPYIVFRRFLHSDMPGSPVPAPFTRKKFISHCQQLVDNPGKLSNEFRLLQTLSVDLQMPTNTACLQANRKKNRYSDILPYDFSRVKLEVIDNDPNTDYINASFIRGYTGEDEYIACQGPKEETTYDFWRMVDQYNINIIVMLTQLIEKGKEKCHQYYPAIRETFRYENMTIRCTSELDFRTYTQRTLVLQKENKKRNITHLHFKDWPDHDVPEDFDAMINFCQIMRRNISANKDFIVVHCSAGIGRTGTLIAIDILLQHLRDNRKLDVFGIVYRLRHHRINMVQRESQYAYIYNCIKQVLKNPYFLKTYKPPPVDPVYENISKIKETTNSDANLVNNLEISKKHNSSISMESLVSIYTLFPWSTNYQRRNITDSGLRQYKSMGSINVKPCHIYVGKSRTLDCVIYKSLNNSSYELSRESLKQESFPLLTCSRSAQDVLDDSTQYAMNSKPHIILLKSILYCM; encoded by the exons ATGATTATTAAGAAACTTTTGGTATCATTCATTGTCGTTCTCTGCGTGTTTTGCGAGGATGGTGCATCTACGTCGCAAGAGACAACGATGCCGAATTTTGAATCGAATTATGATTCTGGATCGACGAAAAATGATAATCTCATAAATTATGATACTGAATCAGAGAAGAATTTCACGAGTAATGACTTTGAGTCTACGGAgagaaatcttataaaattcaCGAATTATGAATCTAGCATTGCAATTGTCTCTGAATTCACCACCGAATTTCTGACAACTAATTCCCAGCCAGATACCGATGGTTCCTCATCGCCTTCGACTATCGATCAGACCACGCGATCAACATCTACTACTGTATCCGATGTGACGGATAATAGCACGATCTGCGATTTGATGTGGCCAGTAAACGCAAGcg CGGATACAAGAGTAgttgatttgaaaataaatgacaaaagTGCAGAATGGATCGCTCTCTCGTGGGAACCTCCATGTGATCCGATGCCAAacgttacaataatatataacatcgaGAGATGCGAAAGCGAAAACTGCAACCAGACAAATGAGACTGTTACATGGCACAACGCCACTGATCTCGATCCTTGTACACGGTACACGTTTACcgtaaaaattcttatagaCTATTGGGAATCTGATGGAGTCTCTCTGTCAGAAGTAACAGATA TTTCCGAAATCGGAGATGTGCTCAATCTAACTGTGCACAACGTCAACGTTAACATTGTTCAATTAACTTGGCAACCGCCCGTAATACACGAAAAGTGCATATCCAATTATTCGATCACACAGTGCGACGAGAAAGCAGTCTGCAACGAGACCGCAGTCCTCGCCACGAATTACACCGCCAACAATCTTGAGCCGTGCACGCAATATCACTTTACTGTTAAAACGGTAGCACAAACCGTACAATCTTCTGGTGTAAACGAGACCGCGACAACAACTTCACCGG AGTTCTTAGAGCCGCAAAATTTGAAGATAAAACCTggaaatttttcactattcGTCGAATGGGAACCACCAAAATCTGATATATTCTGCCTGAAGCATTATCACGTAACTATAGATCCCAACAAATTCAGCTTTCACGAAAATACTACGAAAACGAATATACTAATTAGTCCTTTATACGCTTGTGCGACGTATCAAGTGCATGTCAATGCTGTAAACAAAGATGATATTGATGGGAAGACAGCGACTAAAAACGCTACCACACGCGAATCCA aaacaAATCCACCCCAGCCACACACTTCAGGCTTACCGATTAGACACGTGAATAACATATCGATGATCTGGATGATCGAGAAAAAGGATAATCAATGCACATTGGAAACcataataactatatgtaatGTAACCGGAAGCAATGGCAGCGGTTATGAACTTGTCGATGGTCAGGCTATAACGTCAATCGATCCAGAAACGGCTGCAGCTTCCGTTGTCGTTATAAATACAACGGTGGAGAGTCTGAGTCCTTTTACAAATTACACTTGCAGGGCACATACCGTTAATACCGCGGGATACAGTGAATTAAGCGACGGGATCGATACTATGACATTAGAAAGTG taCCATCTCCTCCTAAATTTACCTTCGACAATATTACGAATTCGCAATTCACTTTGAGTTGGGAGCCACCAGAATGTTTGCCTGGTAATTTAGAAGAGTTTGAGATGACAATTAATTGGGAACCACTTTACCCGATTCCGAATTGGTGTACTCGCGAAGAATCGAAGAATCACATCAAACGTAACGTAAGCGGAAACGTATTTATCGATAGTTATCTCGAGGCAAAAGCATATACAAACTATACTGTGTGCATGAAAGCAAGAACAGGAGCAGGATGGAGCGAATGTAGTACTCCACAAACTATTGAAACTAGTAGcacag TTCCAGGGGCAATCTCGAAATTCAATTCCtcgtttatcattattaaagaaaattcggATAACAGCAACGTGTTGGATACGATTGTGACATGGGGCTTGCCGTGTTCTTTAAACGGTCGGCTCGAATTCTTCAATATATCGGTTTACGGTATTAGAGACAAGTATCCGGACCATTCCTTTTACAAAATACACCAATGCAAAGAATACATTTACAACGATTATATGTGCTTGATAAATCTCAACGAACTGAAAGGAgagtataattatactttcacGATATCCACCAAAGTTGTAGACGTCAATACTGTCATGTCAACGAGTGAAAGCAAGACGTATCCTGCTGGCA TACCACCACAACCCGATgaggaatatataaaattgatcacCATAAATCCGTACAAGGCACGTAGATCTACAACTACGGCTGCTATCTTGCTACCCCTATTCCTCGATACCAACGGTGACATCAAGTATTACGCTGTTATGGTATCGGAGAAGGGATACAATAATGTTCAATCGAACACGAGGTTCGATCTGAAGGATAAGAGCTGGCCTAACGTGTCCTCCTGGGAGGAAGCGATGATGACGGACTTTTCCATAACATATCAAGCGACCAAGCCGCTATGGGATCCTTATC AAAACCACGTCGTTGATTACGGTCACATAAAAGCCGTTAAATATACTATCGGTGAGGACACCGACTGCAAGGAAGTCTCGTCCAACACGGACAAGCGATTGTATTGCAACGGACCTCTCAAGCCGGACACGTGGTATCACGTTAGAATGAGAGCCTTTACTTCTGGTGGTTACACTGACTCTGATGTATTTCAGATAAAAACGA acgCGGAGCTAAATGTTGGTCTTGTGGTCGGAGCGATCTTCGGCATTCTTTTCATCGGGGTACTGGTGACAATGATGTTGCTCGTGCGAAAATGTTCGCCGTACAT AGTGTTTCGAAGATTTTTGCACTCTGATATGCCCGGTTCACCTGTACCCGCCCCGTTCaccagaaaaaaattcattagcCATTGTCAACAATTGGTCGACAATCCTGGGAAATTGAGCAATGAATTTCGGCTACTTCAGACTCTCAGCGTCGATTTGCAGATGCCCACAAACACCGCCTGCTTACAGGCTAATCGAAAGAAAAATCGATACTCTGACATTTTACCCT ATGATTTCTCAAGAGTAAAGCTGGAAGTGATAGATAACGATCCCAACACAGATTATATTAACGCATCATTCATTAGG GGATATACGGGAGAGGACGAATACATAGCTTGTCAAGGTCCAAAGGAGGAAACTACCTATGATTTTTGGAGGATGGTCGatcaatacaatattaatattatagttatgCTAACCCAGTTGATCGAGAAGGGCAAA gaaaaATGTCATCAATACTATCCGGCTATTAGGGAAACCTTCCGTTATGAGAACATGACGATACGATGTACAAGCGAATTAGATTTCAGAACATATACCCAAAGAACACTTGTACTACAAAAG gagaataaaaaaagaaatatcactCACTTGCACTTTAAAGACTGGCCTGATCACGATGTTCCGGAAGATTTCGATGCAATGATCAATTTCTGTCAAATTATGCGTCGAAATATTAGTGCCAATAAAGATTTCATTGTCGTTCACTGcag tgCCGGCATTGGTAGAACAGGAACGTTAATAGCGATAGATATTCTCTTGCAACATCTTAGAGATAACAGAAAGTTAGATGTATTCGGAATTGTGTACAGACTGCGACATCATAGAATAAATATGGTGCAAAGAGAA aGTCaatatgcttatatatataattgtataaaacaaGTACTCAAGAATCCCTATTTCTTAAAAACTT ATAAACCACCACCTGTTGATCCagtatatgaaaatatctcTAAGATCAAAGAAACAACGAATTCAGATGCAAATCTAGTCAACAATCTTGAAATAT caaaaaaacataatagcTCCATATCTATGGAGTCTCTGGTATCAATCTACACTCTCTTTCCTTGGTCaacaaattatcaaagaagaaatataacaGATAGCG GTTTGAGACAATACAAATCAATGGGTTCCATAAATGTAAAACCCTGTCACATTTATGTAG GAAAATCCCGAACTTTGGATTGTGTCATTTATAAATCACTGAACAATTCATCATATGAATTAAGTAGAGAAAGTTTAAAACAGGAGAGTTTTCCATTATTAACTTGTTCGAGATCAGCTCAAGATGTACTTGACGATAGCACGCAATATGCAATGAACAGTAAGCCCCATATCATTTTGTTGAAATCTATCTTATATTGCATGTga